The Lacerta agilis isolate rLacAgi1 chromosome 5, rLacAgi1.pri, whole genome shotgun sequence genome has a segment encoding these proteins:
- the LOC117047305 gene encoding guanylate cyclase soluble subunit beta-2-like: MYGFINTCLKSLVVEKYGEEVWEKLRVQTGVQDTFLTFEVYRDEITMQLIDKACKILDVPPDMVLKQFGEYFFEFCKRSGYDHMLRTLGGNLYEFIENLDALHSYLSLSYQEMNAPSFRVEKNEDGSMHLHYYSDRRGLCHIVPGIIGAAALDFFNIEISMEIVNQSEEEERTGKKEHIVFLVTQKPVFSYRRRSKFSSCSPFLSSSGKLVEKQLNKEDTESAMNKNRDKASPHSTCPVKKSHWETIKGIVTIGKGRLLKGFDPVYPKTLCIDPKTFCNGLPFHIVFDEELRVKQAGVSIQKIVPGLQTMGIRLNQYFIIVRPEVKFTISSVQKFINSQFVFQTKREMMPESWKQRPMLELRGQMIWMESVQCMLYLCSPLLRTLHELEERHMHIADIAPHDVTRDLILLNQQRLAEMELSNQLERKKEELRILSKHLEEEKKKTEALLYAMLPRHVANQLKEGKRVEAGEFKECTILFSDVVTFTNICAQCEPIQIVLLLNAMYLRFDRLTTVHDVYKVETIGDAYMVVGGVPVPVSTHAERVANFALGMIIAAKDINNPVSGNPIQIRVGIHTGPVLAGVVGEKMPRYCLFGDTVNIASRMESHGVPSKIHLSASVHQCLKDKNFEMMERGEIDVKGKGKMHTYFLVRNTMATEDDILGRPPKDPVPSHESAQLSLECSAEAFQSACPQDSDETSLPIIAMKYADSPIEAHSSIKGRNESRAKDLAGKARDSETNVSLHGDQQSSKDPYHLTQGRSKPAAEAPRIRNVRSNFCNLL; encoded by the exons TATGGCTTCATCAATACATGCCTGAAGTCTTTGGTGGTTGAAAAATATGGTGAAGAAGTATGGGAGAAATTAAG AGTCCAAACTGGAGTACAGGATACCTTTTTGACTTTTGAAGTTTACAGAGATGAAATCACAATGCAGCTGATTGATAAGGCATGCAAAATTCTAG ATGTCCCCCCCGATATGGTCCTGAAGCAGTTTGGAGAATATTTCTTTGAATTCTGCAAGCGGTCAGGTTATGACCATATGCTGCGGACTCTGGGAGGGAACCTCTATGAATTTATAGAGAATCTGGATGCATTGCACAGCTACCTAAGTCTGTCTTACCAG GAAATGAATGCGCCTTCATTTAGGGTGGAAAAGAATGAAGATGGGTCAATGCATTTGCATTATTACTCAGACAGGCGAGGCTTGTGCCATATTGTACCAG gAATCATTGGTGCAGCAGCTTTGGATTTTTTCAACATTGAAATTTCCATGGAAATAGTCAAtcagtcagaagaagaagaaagaacaggGAAAAAGGAGCACATTGTATTTCTTGTGACACAAAAACCTGTATTTTCATACAGAAGGCGAAGTAAGTTCTCTTCCTGTTCACCGTTCCTTTCAAGTTCCggaaaactggtggaaaaacAGCTGAATAAAGAG GATACTGAAAGCGCTATGAACAAGAACAGGGATAAAGCCAGCCCCCACTCTACATGCCCTGTCAAGAAAAGTCACTGGGAAACAATTAAAGGAATTGTGACAATAGGAAAAG GACGACTTCTGAAAGGATTTGATCCTGTCTATCCTAAGACCCTCTGCATAGATCCGAAGACATTTTGCAATGGGCTTCCTTTCCACATTGTATTTGATGAAGAG CTTAGAGTGAAGCAAGCCGGAGTCAGCATTCAAAAGATCGTGCCAGGCCTTCAGACAATGGGCATCCGTCTCAACCAATACTTCATTATCGTACGCCCTGAAGTGAAATTCACCATCTCCAGTGTTCAGAAATTTATCAACAGCCAATTTGTTTTCCAGACCAAGAGGGAGATGATGCCAGAATCTTGGAAGCAGCGTCCTATGTTAGAACTGAGAG gtCAGATGATTTGGATGGAGTCTGTCCAGTGCATGCTGTACCTTTGCTCCCCTCTCCTGCGCACGCTGCATGAGCTGGAAGAGAGGCACATGCACATTGCCGACATTGCCCCCCACGATGTCACCAGGGATTTGATCCTTCTGAACCAGCAGCGGCTGGCTGAGATGGAGCTGTCCAATCAGCTcgagaggaagaaagaggagcTGCGGATTCTGTCAAAGCATcttgaggaagagaagaaaaagacagAAGCCCTTCTCTATGCCATGCTCCCAAGGCATGTGGCCAACCAGCTCAAAGAAGGGAAACGAGTTGAGGCAG GAGAGTTTAAAGAGTGCACCATATTATTCAGCGATGTTGTAACTTTCACCAACATTTGTGCCCAGTGCGAACCTATTCAGATTGTCCTCCTGCTAAATGCGATGTATCTGCGATTTGACAGGCTGACCACAGTGCATGATGTCTACAAG GTGGAAACCATAGGAGATGCCTACATGGTAGTAGGGGGTGTTCCTGTGCCTGTATCCACACATGCTGAACGGGTTGCCAACTTTGCGCTGGGAATGATCATAGCTGCAAAAGACATAAATAATCCAGTGTCTGGGAATCCTATTCAA ATCAGAGTTGGGATCCACACAGGGCCTGTCCTTGCTGGGGTTGTCGGAGAAAAAATGCCACGTTATTGCTTGTTTGGAGACACAGTGAATATAGCATCCCGGATGGAGAGCCATGGGGTACCAAGCAAAATTCACCTGAGTGCCAGCGTTCATCA GTGCCTAAAGGACAAGAATTTTGAAATgatggaaaggggagaaattgaTGTAAAGGGCAAAGGGAAAATGCACACTTACTTCCTGGTCCGGAATACAATGGCAACTGAGGATGACATCTTGGGAAGACCACCGAAGGATCCTGTTCCCAGCCATGAATCTGCTCAACTGTCTCTCGAATGCAGCGCTGAAGCATTCCAAAGCGCATGTCCACAAG ATTCGGATGAGACATCACTTCCTATCATAGCAATGAAATATGCAGATAGCCCCATAGAAGCACACTCCAGCATCAAAGGAAGAAATGAATCAAGAGCAAAGGACTTAGCAG